One Streptococcus gallolyticus subsp. gallolyticus DSM 16831 DNA window includes the following coding sequences:
- the hisD gene encoding histidinol dehydrogenase, with product MKRLTGTTEEISKILYQEQLELSKENLDVDDAVRQILEDVKENGDKALKAYSEKFDKITLDNFEVGKELVDQAFEEIDAEVLEALKNAKANIESYHKQQLEKGFEDQPTEGVVRGQLIRPIERVGVYVPGGTAAYPSSVLMNVIPAKIAGVKEIIMITPPQAHFEPAILVAASLAGVDKIYQVGGAQGVAALAYGTETIPRVDKITGPGNIFVATAKKLVYGIVGIDMIAGPSEIGVIADDTANPKYVAADLLSQAEHDVRARAILVTNSAALADAVEKEIEEQLKTLPREEIARASVENNGRIIIADSVEAMFELMNQVAPEHLEIAMDNAYDYLDAIENAGSVFLGHFTSEPIGDYYAGANHILPTTSTSRFSSALGVHDFVKRIQYMQYSKIAVNAASHDITTLAYAEGLQAHARAIEVRHD from the coding sequence ATGAAACGTTTAACAGGAACGACAGAAGAAATTTCAAAAATTCTCTACCAAGAACAATTAGAATTAAGCAAAGAAAATCTTGATGTTGATGATGCGGTTCGTCAAATTTTAGAAGATGTCAAAGAAAATGGTGATAAAGCACTTAAAGCCTATTCAGAAAAATTTGACAAGATTACGCTTGATAATTTTGAAGTTGGCAAGGAGTTGGTTGACCAAGCGTTTGAGGAAATTGATGCCGAGGTTTTGGAAGCTCTCAAAAATGCCAAAGCGAATATTGAAAGTTATCACAAGCAACAGTTGGAAAAAGGATTTGAGGACCAACCAACTGAAGGCGTTGTTCGTGGGCAATTGATTCGTCCGATTGAGCGTGTTGGGGTTTATGTCCCAGGTGGAACTGCTGCTTATCCGTCATCTGTTTTGATGAATGTCATTCCAGCTAAGATTGCTGGTGTTAAAGAAATTATCATGATTACACCGCCACAAGCGCATTTCGAACCTGCGATTTTGGTGGCTGCTTCGTTAGCTGGTGTTGATAAGATTTATCAAGTTGGTGGGGCTCAAGGTGTTGCTGCTTTGGCATATGGTACAGAAACGATTCCTCGTGTTGATAAGATTACTGGACCAGGAAATATTTTTGTTGCGACAGCTAAAAAACTTGTTTACGGTATTGTTGGTATTGATATGATTGCAGGTCCGTCTGAAATTGGTGTGATCGCAGATGACACAGCCAATCCAAAATACGTTGCAGCAGATTTGCTCTCACAAGCTGAGCATGATGTGCGTGCGCGTGCGATTTTGGTGACAAATTCAGCAGCGTTAGCGGATGCGGTTGAAAAGGAAATCGAAGAACAACTTAAAACCTTGCCACGTGAAGAAATTGCGCGTGCTTCTGTTGAAAATAATGGTCGTATCATCATTGCAGATTCTGTTGAGGCAATGTTTGAATTGATGAACCAAGTGGCGCCAGAACATTTGGAAATTGCTATGGATAATGCTTATGATTATCTTGATGCGATTGAAAATGCGGGTTCTGTTTTCCTTGGGCATTTTACGAGTGAACCAATCGGTGATTATTACGCAGGGGCAAATCATATTTTGCCAACAACTAGCACAAGCCGTTTCTCATCAGCGCTAGGTGTGCATGATTTTGTCAAACGTATCCAGTATATGCAATATTCAAAAATTGCTGTGAATGCAGCTAGTCACGATATTACAACACTTGCTTATGCTGAAGGATTACAAGCTCATGCTAGAGCTATTGAGGTGCGTCATGACTAA